Proteins from a single region of Manis javanica isolate MJ-LG chromosome 5, MJ_LKY, whole genome shotgun sequence:
- the NPEPL1 gene encoding probable aminopeptidase NPEPL1, which produces MANVGLQFQASAGDADPQSRPLLLLGQLHHLHRVPWSHVRGKLQPRVTEELWQAALSSLNPNPTDSCPLYLNHATVAALPSKVSRHNSPSAAHFVTRLVRTCLPPGTHRCILMVCERSDAFASACALARAFPLFTHRSGASRRTEKKTVTVEFFLVGQDNGPVEVSTLQCLTRATEGVRLAARIVDTPCNEMNTDNFLEEIKKVGKELGITPTIIRDEELKTRGFGGIYGVGKAALHPPALAILSHTPDGATQTIAWVGKGIVYDTGGLSIKGKTTMPGMKRDCGGAAAILGAFRAAIRQGFKDNLHAVFCLAENSVGPNATRPDDIHLLYSGKTVEINNTDAEGRLVLADGVSYACKDLAADIILDMATLTGAQSIATGKYHAAVLTNSAEWEAACVKAGRKCGDLVHPLVYCPELHFSEFTSAVADMKNSVADRDNSPSSCAGLFIASHIGFDWPGVWVHLDIAAPVHAGERATGFGVALLLALFGRASEDPLLNLVSPLGCEVDAQEGDEERDSKRRRLV; this is translated from the exons ATGGCGAACGTGGGGCTGCAGTTCCAGGCGAGCGCCGGGGACGCGGACCCGCAGAGCCGGCCGCTGCTGCTGCTCGGGCAGCTGCACCACCTGCACCGCGTGCCCTGGAGCCACGTCCGCGGGAAGCTGCAGCCCCGGGTCACCGAGGAG CTCTGGCAGGCAGCCCTAAGCTCCCTCAACCCCAACCCCACCGACAGCTGTCCGCTCTACCTGAACCATGCCACCGTGGCCGCCCTGCCCTCCAAGGTGAGCCGGCACAACAGCCCCTCGGCCGCCCACTTCGTCACCCGGCTTGTGCGGACCTGCCTGCCTCCGGGAACCCATCGATGCATTCTG ATGGTTTGCGAGCGATCCGATGCCTTCGCCTCCGCCTGTGCCCTGGCCCGAGCTTTCCCGCTGTTCACCCATCGCTCTGGTGCTTCCCGGCGCACAGAGAAGAAGACGGTCACGGTGGAGTTTTTCCTGGTGGGACAGGACAACGGGCCGGTGGAAGTATCCACTTTGCAA tgctTAACAAGGGCCACAGAAGGTGTGCGCCTGGCAGCCCGCATCGTGGACACGCCCTGTAATGAGATGAACACAGACAACTTCCTTGAG GAGATTAAGAAAGTTGGAAAAGAGCTGGGGATCACCCCAACTATCATCCGGGATGAGGAGCTGAAGACAAGAGGATttggag GAATCTATGGTGTTGGCAAGGCCGCCCTCCACCCCCCAGCTCTGGCCATCCTCAGCCACACCCCAGATGGAGCCACACAGACCATTGCATGGGTGGGCAAAGGGATCGTCTATGACACCGGGGGTCTCAGCATCAAAGGGAAG ACCACCATGCCGGGGATGAAGCGGGACTGTGGGGGAGCGGCGGCCATCCTGGGGGCCTTCAGAGCCGCCATCAGGCAG GGTTTCAAAGACAACCTCCACGCCGTGTTCTGCTTGGCTGAGAACTCCGTGGGGCCCAATGCCACGAGGCCTGATGACATCCACTTGCTGTACTCAGGAAA GACCGTGGAAATCAACAACACTGACGCGGAGGGCAGGCTGGTGCTGGCGGATGGTGTGTCCTACGCCTGCAAGGACCTGGCGGCCGACATCATCCTGGACATGGCCACGCTGACCGGAGCTCAG AGCATCGCCACAGGCAAGTACCATGCCGCGGTGCTCACCAACAGCGCCGAGTGGGAAGCAGCCTGTGTGAAGGCCGGGAGGAAGTGCGGGGACCTGGTGCACCCGCTGGTCTACTGCCCTGAGCTGCACTTCAGCGAGTTCACCTCGGCCGTGGCCGACATGAAGAACTCAGTGGCG GACCGGGACAATAGCCCCAGCTCCTGTGCTGGCCTGTTCATCGCCTCACATATCGGCTTCGACTGGCCCGGAGTCTGGGTGCACCTGGACATCGCGGCACCTGTGCACGCT GGTGAGCGTGCCACGGGCTTCGGTGTGGCCCTCCTGCTGGCGCTCTTCGGCCGGGCCTCTGAGGACCCTCTGCTGAACCTGGTGTCCCCGCTCGGCTGTGAGGTGGACGCCCAGGAGGGGGATGAGGAGAGGGACTCCAAAAGGCGCAGGCTGGTGTGA